A section of the Ciceribacter thiooxidans genome encodes:
- a CDS encoding ABC transporter permease, with the protein MFYETVKLALRAISRNLLRSFLTVLGVVIGVAAVIAMVTIGNGTTAQVTAEISKLGTNLLFVRPGQFGPGRASTSAKSFTLRDVEAIRSQINGLQAVAPVNQSSQVAIFGGENHTTTVVGTGSDYFTAMDWSFAAGRAFLSTEERGGQAVCVIGNTVRTELFGSTPALEQKIRVGSVSCDVIGILNKKGQSGMGSDQDDIIVMPIKVFQRRIGGNTDVSSITLSARDGVSTTKVQADVERLLRERRKIIAGREDDFSVNDMTQMASTLTGTTTLMTGLLGAVAAVSLLVGGIGIMNIMLVSVTERTREIGIRLAIGALERQVLQQFLVEAVTLSLSGGIIGILLGLGLAYGAVTLLHVPFVTSPAVIALAFIFSAAIGMIFGYFPARRAAQMNPIEALRHE; encoded by the coding sequence ATGTTCTATGAAACGGTCAAGCTCGCGCTGCGGGCGATCAGCCGCAACCTTCTGCGATCGTTCCTGACGGTGCTCGGCGTCGTCATCGGTGTCGCTGCGGTCATCGCCATGGTGACGATCGGCAACGGCACGACGGCGCAGGTGACCGCCGAAATTTCCAAACTCGGCACTAATCTGCTTTTCGTGCGGCCGGGTCAGTTCGGCCCCGGCCGCGCCAGCACCTCCGCCAAGAGCTTTACTCTCAGAGACGTCGAGGCGATCCGGAGCCAGATCAACGGGCTCCAGGCGGTTGCCCCGGTCAACCAGTCGAGCCAGGTCGCAATCTTCGGCGGCGAGAACCACACGACGACCGTCGTCGGTACGGGAAGCGACTATTTCACCGCCATGGACTGGAGCTTTGCCGCCGGCCGCGCCTTTCTCTCGACGGAGGAACGCGGCGGCCAGGCGGTCTGCGTCATCGGCAATACGGTCCGCACCGAGCTCTTCGGCTCGACACCGGCGCTCGAACAGAAGATCCGCGTCGGATCGGTGTCCTGCGACGTCATCGGCATCCTCAACAAGAAGGGCCAGAGCGGTATGGGCTCCGATCAGGACGACATCATCGTGATGCCGATCAAGGTGTTCCAGCGGCGTATCGGCGGCAACACCGACGTCTCGAGCATCACGCTCTCGGCGCGTGACGGGGTCTCGACCACGAAGGTGCAGGCGGATGTCGAGCGCCTGTTGCGCGAGCGGCGCAAGATCATCGCCGGACGCGAGGACGATTTCTCGGTCAACGACATGACGCAGATGGCCTCGACGCTCACCGGCACGACGACGCTGATGACGGGGCTTCTGGGTGCGGTCGCCGCCGTCAGCCTGCTGGTCGGCGGCATCGGCATCATGAACATCATGCTGGTGTCCGTCACCGAGCGCACGCGCGAGATCGGCATTCGGCTGGCGATCGGAGCGCTGGAAAGGCAGGTGCTGCAGCAGTTCCTGGTGGAGGCCGTGACGCTGTCGCTTTCCGGCGGCATCATCGGCATCCTGCTCGGCCTCGGGCTCGCCTACGGCGCCGTCACCCTTCTCCACGTGCCCTTCGTCACCAGCCCGGCGGTGATCGCCCTCGCCTTCATCTTCTCGGCGGCGATCGGCATGATCTTCGGCTACTTCCCCGCCCGCCGCGCCGCGCAGATGAACCCGATCGAGGCGCTCAGGCACGAGTGA
- a CDS encoding dihydrodipicolinate synthase family protein has protein sequence MWKGVFPAVTTKFKEDGALDHAEMERCFALQFEADVDGMIVCGSLGENMTLDPDEKIEILKIAKSVSRGKPVLMTICESATRRGKAAAVAAAKAGADGFMVLPGVPYKSAPAETINHIRAVAVAGERPVMVYNNPVGYGVDVTIPMFEELAKDDQVVAMKESTDDIRRVTEVFNTFGNRFDVFTGVDNLALESLMMGADGWVAGLVVAFPKETVAIYKLAKAGRYDEARAIYRWFRPLLDLDVSTFLVQQIKLAEIFAIGSNDRVREPRLPLSGEHRARVTKIIETALANRPALPAL, from the coding sequence ATGTGGAAGGGTGTATTTCCCGCGGTAACGACCAAGTTCAAGGAAGACGGCGCGCTTGACCACGCCGAGATGGAACGCTGCTTTGCGCTCCAGTTCGAGGCGGACGTGGACGGCATGATCGTTTGCGGCTCGCTCGGCGAGAACATGACGCTGGATCCGGACGAGAAGATCGAGATCCTGAAGATCGCGAAATCGGTTTCCCGTGGCAAGCCGGTTCTAATGACCATCTGCGAAAGCGCCACGCGCCGTGGCAAGGCTGCCGCCGTCGCTGCCGCCAAGGCCGGAGCCGACGGCTTCATGGTCCTGCCGGGTGTGCCTTACAAGTCGGCGCCAGCCGAAACGATCAACCACATCCGCGCCGTCGCCGTCGCCGGCGAACGTCCGGTCATGGTCTACAACAATCCGGTCGGCTACGGCGTCGACGTGACCATTCCGATGTTCGAGGAACTGGCGAAGGACGACCAGGTCGTGGCGATGAAGGAATCGACCGATGACATCCGTCGCGTCACCGAGGTCTTCAATACCTTCGGAAACCGCTTCGACGTCTTCACCGGCGTGGACAACCTAGCGCTCGAAAGCCTGATGATGGGCGCCGATGGCTGGGTTGCCGGTCTCGTGGTCGCCTTCCCGAAGGAAACCGTCGCCATCTACAAGCTCGCCAAGGCCGGCCGCTACGACGAGGCGCGGGCGATCTATCGCTGGTTCCGTCCTCTGCTCGACCTCGACGTCTCGACCTTCCTCGTCCAGCAGATCAAGCTCGCCGAAATCTTCGCGATCGGCTCCAACGACCGCGTCCGCGAGCCGCGCCTCCCCCTTTCGGGCGAGCATCGCGCCCGTGTCACGAAGATCATCGAGACGGCGCTCGCCAACCGTCCGGCCCTTCCGGCGCTCTGA
- a CDS encoding ROK family protein — MIVCFDIGGTAIKGAVATGPDDISQFPRIPTPASDFDAFVAALRTVIDAAGGQPDCIALSIAGIIDPDTGCAVVANIPCIHGRPLAADLKAALKLPVVVANDADCFVLAEAGLGAGRGHRVVFGVILGTGVGGGLVIDGRLINSDGGFAGEWGHGPVAATEAGNPPVHLPRFACGCGQKGCIDATCSARGLEKLHSHIHGVTLTSEEIIEDWSKGDAAAVRTIDVYVDVIASPLALVVNVTGATILPVGGGLSNARALLAAIDDAVRGRTLRRFSRPIVVPAECRMEPGLIGAALLGLNAATAAG; from the coding sequence ATGATCGTCTGCTTCGATATCGGCGGAACCGCGATCAAGGGCGCCGTCGCGACCGGTCCAGACGATATCAGTCAATTTCCGCGCATTCCGACCCCGGCGAGCGATTTCGACGCCTTCGTCGCGGCGCTGCGCACGGTGATTGACGCGGCGGGCGGTCAGCCCGACTGTATCGCACTCTCGATCGCCGGGATCATCGATCCTGACACTGGATGCGCCGTCGTCGCCAACATTCCCTGCATTCACGGGCGTCCGCTGGCCGCCGACCTCAAGGCGGCGCTGAAGCTCCCGGTGGTCGTTGCCAATGACGCGGACTGCTTCGTTCTGGCGGAGGCCGGGCTGGGCGCCGGGCGCGGCCATAGGGTCGTGTTCGGCGTCATCCTCGGCACCGGTGTCGGCGGCGGTCTGGTCATCGACGGCAGGCTCATCAACAGCGACGGCGGCTTTGCCGGCGAATGGGGACACGGCCCTGTTGCAGCGACCGAGGCCGGAAATCCGCCAGTGCACCTGCCGCGGTTCGCATGCGGCTGCGGACAGAAGGGGTGCATCGACGCGACCTGCAGCGCACGCGGGCTGGAAAAGCTGCACAGCCACATTCACGGTGTGACGCTCACGAGCGAAGAGATCATCGAGGACTGGTCGAAGGGTGACGCCGCAGCTGTCCGGACGATCGACGTCTATGTCGACGTGATCGCAAGCCCGCTGGCGCTCGTCGTCAACGTGACCGGCGCCACGATCCTGCCGGTCGGCGGCGGGCTCTCGAATGCCCGTGCCCTGCTTGCCGCCATCGATGACGCTGTTCGGGGGCGCACGCTTCGCCGTTTCTCCCGGCCGATCGTCGTTCCGGCCGAGTGCCGCATGGAACCCGGGCTGATCGGCGCGGCACTGCTAGGACTGAATGCCGCCACGGCGGCTGGTTAG
- a CDS encoding ABC transporter ATP-binding protein, with product MATAPLIEFRQVAKLYGSGEATIRALDGIDLTIRSHEFVAIMGPSGSGKSTAMNILGCLDVPSSGHYLFQGIDTTGFDRGQHTLLRRYMLGFVFQGFNLLARTSAIENVELPLVYRGMEARERRRLAQIALEQVGLAGREHHTTQELSGGQQQRVAIARAIVTSPAVLLADEPTGNLDTKTSREIMELITGLNRERGITVIMVTHEEDIAAYAGRHLRFVDGRLDHDSASSGAESHVL from the coding sequence ATGGCGACAGCGCCCCTCATCGAGTTCCGGCAAGTCGCCAAGCTCTACGGCAGCGGTGAAGCGACGATCCGTGCGCTCGACGGCATAGACCTTACGATCCGGAGCCACGAATTCGTCGCCATCATGGGACCCTCCGGGTCCGGCAAATCGACCGCGATGAACATTCTCGGATGCCTGGACGTGCCGAGTTCGGGGCACTACCTATTCCAGGGGATCGACACCACGGGCTTTGACCGTGGCCAGCACACACTGTTGCGGCGCTACATGCTCGGCTTCGTCTTTCAGGGCTTCAATCTTCTCGCGCGTACCTCTGCGATCGAGAATGTCGAACTGCCGCTGGTCTATCGCGGCATGGAAGCGCGTGAGCGGCGCCGGCTGGCGCAGATCGCGCTCGAACAGGTGGGGCTCGCCGGCCGCGAACACCACACGACACAGGAGCTTTCCGGCGGCCAGCAGCAGCGTGTCGCGATCGCCCGCGCAATCGTCACCAGCCCGGCGGTGCTGCTGGCGGACGAGCCGACCGGCAACCTCGACACGAAGACCAGCCGCGAGATCATGGAACTGATCACCGGGCTCAACCGCGAGCGGGGCATTACGGTGATCATGGTGACCCACGAGGAGGACATCGCCGCCTATGCGGGGCGCCACCTGCGTTTCGTCGACGGCCGCCTCGACCATGACAGCGCGAGCAGCGGAGCCGAGTCCCATGTTCTATGA
- a CDS encoding GntR family transcriptional regulator, with the protein MSKQAGSLSHLAYRALEREIVTLKLKPGAKVTEKELIDLAGHGRTPVREAIQKLEWQGLIEVKPRVGLLISEIHPEDHKDIMAVRHQLEPLAASLAATSADAEQREGLLSCAQAMTAAAVAGDFEGFLSADKQFDEILEEACPNRFLIAALAPLQTHSRRLWFARATPEKMDRSVAFHVSVIRAIHNGDAAEARKAMEALISHLAGA; encoded by the coding sequence ATGTCGAAACAAGCTGGATCGCTTAGCCACCTCGCCTATCGCGCCCTGGAGCGCGAAATCGTGACGTTGAAGCTCAAGCCCGGCGCCAAGGTGACCGAGAAGGAATTGATCGATCTCGCCGGCCACGGACGTACCCCCGTCCGCGAGGCGATCCAGAAGCTCGAGTGGCAGGGGTTGATCGAAGTGAAGCCGCGGGTCGGCCTGCTCATCAGCGAAATTCACCCCGAGGATCACAAGGATATCATGGCGGTGCGGCATCAGCTCGAACCACTCGCCGCCTCCCTCGCGGCCACGAGCGCCGACGCGGAGCAGCGCGAAGGACTGCTCTCCTGCGCCCAGGCGATGACCGCAGCTGCCGTCGCGGGTGACTTCGAAGGGTTTCTTTCGGCAGACAAACAGTTCGACGAGATACTCGAAGAGGCCTGTCCGAACCGGTTCCTGATCGCCGCGCTGGCGCCGCTGCAGACGCACTCCCGCCGGCTGTGGTTCGCGCGGGCAACGCCCGAAAAGATGGATCGTTCGGTCGCTTTCCATGTGAGCGTCATTCGGGCGATCCACAACGGCGACGCTGCCGAAGCGCGAAAGGCGATGGAGGCGCTGATCTCGCATCTCGCCGGGGCCTGA
- a CDS encoding ferredoxin--NADP reductase, producing the protein MNAPVMTKSAELIVPEGVYAETVLSVTHYTDRLFRFRMTRPAGFRFRSGEFAMIGLVVDGKPIYRAYSIASPSWDEELEFFSIKVPDGPLTQHLQRIQPGDKVLMRKKPTGTLVLDALTPGKRLYMFSTGTGIAPFASLIRDPETYEKFEEVILTHTCRQVAELKYGFDLMEEIRNHEFLADIVGDKLRHYATVTREDYPFQGRITDLVESGKLFTDLGVPPLDPAVDRGMICGSADMLKDTKALLEKAGLTEGANSKPAEFVIERAFVG; encoded by the coding sequence ATGAATGCTCCAGTGATGACCAAATCCGCGGAACTCATCGTGCCGGAAGGCGTCTACGCCGAGACCGTGCTCAGCGTGACCCATTATACGGACCGGCTGTTTCGTTTCCGGATGACGCGTCCTGCCGGCTTCCGCTTCCGTTCGGGCGAGTTCGCGATGATCGGGCTCGTCGTAGACGGAAAGCCGATCTACCGCGCCTATTCGATCGCGAGCCCCTCCTGGGACGAAGAACTGGAATTCTTCTCGATCAAGGTTCCCGATGGTCCGCTCACCCAGCATCTGCAGCGCATCCAGCCGGGCGACAAGGTGCTGATGCGCAAGAAGCCGACGGGAACGCTGGTGCTCGATGCGCTTACCCCCGGCAAGCGGCTCTATATGTTCTCGACCGGTACCGGTATCGCGCCGTTTGCCAGTCTCATCCGCGATCCGGAGACCTACGAGAAGTTCGAGGAGGTCATCCTCACCCATACCTGCCGGCAGGTCGCAGAACTGAAATACGGTTTCGACCTGATGGAGGAGATCCGCAATCACGAGTTCCTGGCGGATATCGTCGGCGACAAGCTCAGGCATTATGCGACGGTCACCCGCGAAGACTATCCCTTCCAGGGCCGGATCACCGATCTCGTCGAGAGTGGCAAGTTGTTCACCGATCTCGGTGTGCCGCCGCTCGACCCTGCGGTTGACCGCGGCATGATCTGCGGTTCGGCGGACATGCTGAAGGACACCAAGGCGCTGCTCGAAAAAGCGGGCCTCACCGAAGGTGCCAACAGCAAGCCGGCCGAATTCGTCATCGAGCGCGCCTTCGTCGGCTGA
- a CDS encoding efflux RND transporter periplasmic adaptor subunit, translated as MNDIGERPAPDAGQAELAKLLESSRTRGGRRWLWRGLAVAVVAALGVGYYLYSSQPTTYSYTTAEAKKGDLTVIVTATGSIEPTVSVEVSSELSGTVRDVLVDYNSPVKKGEVVARLDTAKLQADVKSAEAKLLSAKATVAKAEADQKSAKVSLDRLTSLVGNRVSTQQDLDSARYTYEAAVATVESAKADVISAEASLDLAKVNLAKATIVSPIDGIVLSRAVDPGATVAASLEAPKLFTIAGDLKEMELQVDIDEADVGQVAVGQTATFTVDAFTDKRFPAEITEIRYASETVNDVVTYMGILKVRNDEMLLRQGMTATADIVVQSIKDALLIPNAALRYTPPETLTVKPGRSSGVFSMFRPPRMGSLTTAEPQGSERTIWVMRNGVATAVNIEIGASDGQNTVVTKGELAEGDLVITDATAKNG; from the coding sequence ATGAACGACATCGGGGAAAGGCCGGCGCCCGACGCCGGGCAGGCTGAACTGGCGAAATTGCTGGAGAGCTCGCGCACCCGCGGCGGCAGACGGTGGCTGTGGCGCGGCCTCGCCGTCGCCGTGGTCGCGGCGCTTGGCGTCGGCTATTACCTCTACAGCAGCCAGCCGACGACCTATAGCTATACGACCGCCGAGGCGAAGAAGGGCGATCTGACCGTCATCGTCACGGCGACGGGTTCGATCGAACCGACGGTCAGCGTCGAGGTCTCCAGCGAGCTCTCCGGTACCGTTCGCGACGTTCTGGTCGATTACAACAGCCCGGTGAAGAAGGGCGAGGTGGTCGCGCGGCTCGACACTGCGAAACTTCAGGCCGACGTGAAGAGCGCCGAGGCAAAGCTACTGTCGGCGAAGGCGACAGTCGCCAAGGCGGAAGCCGACCAGAAGTCGGCGAAGGTCTCGCTCGACCGCCTCACCAGCCTGGTCGGCAACCGTGTCTCCACCCAGCAGGATCTCGACTCGGCCCGCTATACCTACGAGGCCGCCGTCGCGACGGTCGAAAGCGCAAAGGCCGACGTCATCTCGGCGGAGGCCTCGCTGGATCTCGCCAAGGTCAACCTCGCCAAGGCGACCATCGTGTCGCCGATCGACGGCATCGTTCTCTCGCGTGCCGTCGACCCCGGTGCGACGGTCGCCGCCTCGCTCGAGGCGCCGAAGCTCTTCACCATTGCCGGCGACCTGAAGGAAATGGAACTGCAGGTGGATATCGACGAGGCGGATGTCGGTCAGGTGGCGGTCGGCCAGACCGCAACCTTCACCGTCGACGCCTTTACTGACAAACGCTTTCCGGCCGAAATTACCGAAATCCGCTATGCCTCCGAAACGGTGAACGACGTCGTGACCTATATGGGCATCCTGAAGGTTAGAAACGACGAGATGTTGCTGCGGCAAGGGATGACCGCAACGGCCGACATCGTGGTCCAGTCAATCAAGGATGCACTCCTGATTCCAAACGCGGCCCTGCGCTACACGCCGCCGGAAACGCTGACAGTGAAACCCGGAAGGAGCAGCGGCGTGTTCAGCATGTTCCGCCCGCCGCGGATGGGTTCGCTCACCACGGCAGAGCCACAGGGCAGCGAACGCACGATATGGGTGATGCGCAACGGCGTAGCAACCGCCGTCAACATCGAGATCGGCGCCAGCGACGGTCAGAACACGGTCGTGACCAAGGGTGAGCTCGCCGAAGGTGATCTCGTGATCACCGACGCGACGGCTAAGAACGGTTGA
- a CDS encoding polysaccharide pyruvyl transferase family protein, protein MKKSNLAAFVRSEGYVPLAWAGSTASMDYLNIGDALSPVMVALLSGRDVRRRPSKSASLRMACVGTIGHGFLGGEVWFWGTGCSPWVNPAARSGERVPFTVPPGSDFRVLATRGPVSERLLTGGRPPSGVYGDPVWLLPRFYAPPIEKKWKLGVIVHLSELTDREAEAHIRETLARYRIPDELKQDICLINTVSPIGVQGIREKIDTILACERIVSTSLHGMVFAESFGIPCLHFATDLRFSGLSEVQLSEDCGLDLRVVDLYAGLGMARLPVYGQPTDRETDWAALMRAIDAAWEPRLLDEDRLVEAFPLDYAPLQAPVGATIWDHPVLTGLLLQHDVAELNRLDKEQQAQKATKANVASSPLRSPVRSFFDRVLQRD, encoded by the coding sequence ATGAAGAAAAGCAACCTGGCGGCTTTCGTTCGATCCGAGGGATATGTGCCGCTCGCCTGGGCCGGCTCGACCGCGAGCATGGACTACCTGAATATCGGCGATGCTCTCAGCCCGGTGATGGTTGCCCTGCTGTCTGGCAGGGACGTCCGGCGTCGCCCCTCGAAGTCGGCCAGCCTGCGCATGGCTTGCGTGGGGACGATCGGACATGGATTTTTGGGCGGCGAGGTCTGGTTCTGGGGAACCGGATGTTCGCCATGGGTAAACCCTGCCGCTCGCAGCGGGGAGCGCGTGCCGTTCACGGTTCCGCCGGGGTCGGATTTCCGCGTGCTCGCGACCCGCGGTCCGGTATCCGAACGCCTGCTGACGGGCGGGAGGCCGCCCAGCGGTGTCTACGGCGATCCGGTCTGGTTGCTGCCACGCTTCTATGCTCCACCGATTGAAAAGAAGTGGAAGCTCGGAGTGATCGTACATCTTTCCGAGCTCACGGACCGCGAGGCCGAGGCCCACATCCGCGAGACGCTGGCGCGCTACCGCATTCCCGACGAACTGAAGCAGGATATCTGTCTGATCAACACCGTCTCGCCTATCGGGGTGCAGGGGATAAGGGAAAAGATCGACACCATTCTCGCTTGCGAGAGGATCGTCTCGACCAGCCTGCACGGAATGGTCTTCGCGGAAAGCTTCGGCATTCCCTGTCTGCATTTCGCCACCGACCTGCGCTTCTCGGGTTTGTCGGAGGTACAACTGTCGGAAGACTGCGGACTGGATTTGCGCGTTGTCGATCTCTACGCCGGCCTCGGGATGGCACGCCTGCCCGTCTACGGACAACCCACAGATCGGGAGACGGACTGGGCGGCTTTGATGCGTGCGATCGACGCAGCCTGGGAGCCGAGGCTGCTCGACGAGGATAGGCTGGTGGAGGCCTTTCCACTTGATTATGCACCTTTGCAGGCGCCTGTGGGAGCAACCATCTGGGATCATCCGGTCCTCACCGGACTCCTTTTGCAGCACGACGTCGCCGAACTTAATCGGCTGGACAAGGAGCAGCAAGCCCAGAAAGCGACCAAGGCGAACGTAGCGTCATCGCCGCTTCGGTCGCCCGTCCGTTCGTTCTTCGATCGTGTGCTTCAGAGGGATTGA